A stretch of the Aegilops tauschii subsp. strangulata cultivar AL8/78 chromosome 4, Aet v6.0, whole genome shotgun sequence genome encodes the following:
- the LOC109742586 gene encoding oxalate oxidase 1 produces the protein MGCSKLIAGMFTMLLLAPAVLATDPDPLQDFCVADLDGMTVSVNGHPCKPMSEAGDDFLFSSKLAKAGNTSTPNGSAVTELDVAEWPGTNTLGVSMNRVDFAPGGTNPPHIHPRATEIGIVMKGELLVGILGSLDSGNKLYSRVVRAGETFLIPRGLMHFQFNVGKTEASMVVSFNSQNPGIVFVPLTLFGSNPPIPTPVLTKALRVEAGVVELLKSKFAGGS, from the coding sequence ATGGGCTGCTCCAAACTCATAGCTGGCATGTTCACCATGCTCCTCCTTGCTCCGGCTGTCCTGGCCACCGACCCTGACCCTCTTCAGGACTTCTGTGTCGCCGACCTTGACGGCATGACGGTCTCGGTGAACGGACACCCATGCAAGCCCATGTCGGAAGCCGGCGACGACTTCCTCTTCTCATCCAAGCTAGCCAAGGCCGGCAACACTTCCACCCCGAACGGCTCGGCCGTGACAGAGCTCGATGTGGCCGAGTGGCCCGGCACCAACACTCTAGGCGTGTCCATGAACCGTGTGGACTTCGCGCCTGGAGGCACCAACCCGCCACACATCCACCCGCGCGCAACCGAGATCGGCATTGTGATGAAAGGTGAGCTCCTTGTTGGAATCCTCGGCAGCCTCGACTCCGGAAACAAGCTCTACTCCAGGGTGGTGCGTGCTGGAGAGACGTTCCTCATCCCGCGCGGGCTCATGCACTTCCAGTTCAACGTCGGTAAGACAGAGGCCTCCATGGTCGTCTCCTTCAACAGCCAGAACCCCGGCATCGTCTTCGTGCCACTCACGCTCTTCGGCTCCAACCCACCGATCCCGACGCCGGTGCTCACCAAGGCACTCCGGGTGGAGGCCGGGGTTGTGGAACTTCTCAAGTCCAAGTTCGCTGGTGGATCTTAA
- the LOC109742585 gene encoding oxalate oxidase GF-2.8: MGCSKTLVAGLFAMLFLAPAVLGTDPDPLQDFCVADLDGKVVSVNGQTCKPMSEAGDDFLFSSKLAKAGNTSTPNGSAVTELDVAEWPGTNTLGVSMNRVDFAPGGTNPPHIHPRATEIGIVMKGELLVGILGSLDSGNRLYSRVVRAGETFLIPRGLMHFQFNVGKTEASMVVSFNSQNPGIVFVPLTLFGSNPPIPTPVLTKALRVEAGVVELLKSKFTAGF, translated from the coding sequence ATGGGGTGCTCCAAAACCCTAGTAGCTGGCCTGTTTGCCATGCTATTCCTAGCCCCGGCCGTCCTGGGCACCGACCCTGATCCTCTCCAGGACTTCTGCGTCGCCGACCTCGACGGCAAGGTGGTCTCGGTTAACGGGCAGACGTGCAAGCCCATGTCTGAGGCCGGCGACGACTTCCTCTTCTCGTCCAAGCTGGCCAAGGCCGGCAACACGTCCACCCCGAACGGCTCCGCCGTGACGGAGCTCGACGTGGCTGAGTGGCCCGGTACGAACACGCTGGGTGTGTCCATGAACCGCGTGGACTTTGCGCCTGGAGGCACCAACCCGCCACACATCCACCCGCGTGCCACCGAGATCGGCATCGTGATGAAAGGTGAGCTCCTTGTGGGAATTCTCGGCAGCCTCGACTCCGGGAACAGACTCTACTCCAGGGTGGTGCGCGCCGGAGAGACCTTCCTCATCCCCCGTGGCCTCATGCACTTCCAGTTCAACGTCGGTAAGACCGAGGCCTCCATGGTCGTCTCCTTCAACAGCCAGAACCCCGGCATCGTCTTCGTGCCGCTCACTCTCTTCGGCTCCAATCCTCCTATTCCGACGCCGGTGCTCACCAAGGCGCTCCGAGTGGAGGCCGGGGTCGTGGAACTTCTCAAGTCCAAGTTCACCGCTGGGTTTTAA
- the LOC109742630 gene encoding oxalate oxidase GF-2.8, protein MGYSKNLGAGLFAMLLLAPAVLASDPDPLQDFCVADLDGKAVSVNGHSCKPMSEAGDDFLFSSKLAKAGNTSTPNGSAVTELDVAEWPGTNTLGVSMNRVDFSPGGTNPPHIHPRATEIGIVMKGELLVGILGSLDSGNKLYSRVVRAGETFLIPRGLMHFQFNVGKTEASMVVSFNSQNPGIVFVPLTLFGSNPPIPTPVLTKALRVEAGVVELLKSKFAGGS, encoded by the coding sequence ATGGGTTACTCCAAAAACCTAGGGGCTGGCCTGTTTGCCATGCTGCTCCTTGCTCCGGCCGTCCTGGCCTCCGACCCTGACCCTCTCCAGGACTTCTGCGTTGCCGACCTCGATGGCAAGGCGGTCTCGGTGAACGGGCATTCATGCAAGCCCATGTCGGAGGCCGGCGACGACTTCCTCTTCTCGTCCAAGCTGGCCAAGGCCGGCAACACGTCCACCCCGAATGGCTCGGCTGTGACGGAGCTCGACGTGGCCGAGTGGCCCGGTACGAACACGCTTGGTGTGTCCATGAACCGTGTGGACTTCTCACCAGGGGGCACCAACCCACCTCACATCCACCCGCGTGCAACCGAGATCGGCATCGTGATGAAAGGTGAGCTCCTCGTTGGTATCCTTGGCAGCCTCGACTCTGGAAACAAGCTCTACTCAAGGGTGGTGCGTGCTGGAGAGACATTCCTCATCCCACGCGGCCTCATGCACTTCCAGTTCAACGTTGGTAAGACGGAGGCCTCCATGGTTGTCTCCTTCAATAGCCAGAACCCTGGCATCGTCTTCGTGCCGCTCACGCTCTTCGGTTCCAACCCGCCAATCCCCACGCCGGTGCTCACCAAGGCTCTAAGGGTGGAGGCCGGGGTCGTCGAACTTCTGAAGTCCAAGTTCGCTGGTGGGTCTTAA